CGCGGATCCGGTTCAGCGGCGAATCCCCGATGTTGATGGCCATGGGGCCACCCTGCTCGTCGCCGAACATCGCCACCACGGTCAGCGTGGCACCCGAACTGGTCCCCGAGGCGCTGACGTGCGCGAAGACCTGCTCATTGGCGTTCTGGACCGCACCGACCAGCCCGTCGCGGTCGGGCGCCGCGGCGAATCCGGCGGCCAGCACCTCGACCGCGATCCGGCTGGCGTGTTCACCGCCGGGCCCGAAACCGTCGGCAATCGCGTACAGGATGCCGTCGGCGAGCAGAGAATCCTGGTTGCTCTCCCGCACCGGCCCCTGATCGGTGGCCGTCGCGGACCGTAACACCGAAGCCATCCAGATCGTCCTCTCGTCGCTCCGGCGACCCCCTGCCACCGGAGAAGATGCCGCTCGCCGAGGCGCCGGTTGCTGGCCGGCAGGCCCGATGGGAACTCGGCGATCTCGGCGACCGGCACACGTGCCCCACCGAGCAACCCTGCCGCGCACGCCTGGGCAACCTGGCCTGTCCCTGGGACACCACCAGCTGGGCGGGCGCGGTCAAGGTCAAGGTGGCCGCCTAGACCACCTCTGGCGTGAACGTCGGAAGCTTCTTGCCGGACTTCCAGTGTTTGAGCAACGCCTGGGCCAGCTCGCGATAGGCCAGGCCGCCCTTGCTCTTCCGGCCGGCCAGCACCGAGGATCCCGATGCGCTGGCCTCGGCGAACCGGACGGTGCGCGGGATCGGCGGGGCCAACACGGGCAGCTCGTACCGGTCGGCGACGTCCAGCAGTACGTCGCGGCTGTGGGTGGTGCGCGAATCGTAGAGCGTCGGCAGCGCGCCCAGCAGCGCGAGATCGGGGTTGGTGATCTGCTGCACGTCGGAGATGGTGCGCAGGAACTGCCCCACGCCGCGGTGCGCCAGGGTCTCGCATTGCAGCGGCACGATCACCTCGTGCGCGGCCGTCAGACCGTTGAGCGTCAGCACACCCAGCGACGGCGGACAGTCGATGATCACCACATCGAAGTCGGATTCGACCTTGGCCAGGGCCCGCTTGAGCGCGTACTCGCGCCCGGCCCGCATCAACAGCATGGCCTCGGAGCCCGCCAGGTCGATGTTGGCCGGCAGCAGCGTCATCCCCTCGGCCGTGTCCACCAGGGCTGCCCCTGGTTCGACATCGCCCAGCAGTACCTCGTGCACCGAAACCGGTAGCTTGTCCGGGTCATGGCCCAATGAAAACGTCAGACAGCCTTGCGGATCCAGATCGACCAGCAGAACGCGACGCCCCTGCTCGGCCATCGCCGCCCCCAGCGACGCCACCGTCGTCGTCTTGGCTACCCCACCCTTTTGATTGGCGACCGCTAATACTCGCGTCACACCTTCATCCAAGCACGCTCTCGGCGGCATTGCCGGTACGTGGGGCAGAATCGCCGGTGTGAGCGACCGCCTGCACCGCCTGATCCTGCTCCGCCACGGTGAGACCGAGTGGTCGGCAACCGG
Above is a window of Mycolicibacterium boenickei DNA encoding:
- a CDS encoding PP2C family protein-serine/threonine phosphatase, coding for MASVLRSATATDQGPVRESNQDSLLADGILYAIADGFGPGGEHASRIAVEVLAAGFAAAPDRDGLVGAVQNANEQVFAHVSASGTSSGATLTVVAMFGDEQGGPMAINIGDSPLNRIRDGVMCQLTDDHSVSGELVRAGEITREEARFHPHRHLLTRALGIGPVIRPDLFDLDCRPGDRLLISSDGLFAGAEDVEIVAAATDAEPEVAAQRLVRVANDAGGSDNTTVIVIDIG
- a CDS encoding ParA family protein, translated to MPPRACLDEGVTRVLAVANQKGGVAKTTTVASLGAAMAEQGRRVLLVDLDPQGCLTFSLGHDPDKLPVSVHEVLLGDVEPGAALVDTAEGMTLLPANIDLAGSEAMLLMRAGREYALKRALAKVESDFDVVIIDCPPSLGVLTLNGLTAAHEVIVPLQCETLAHRGVGQFLRTISDVQQITNPDLALLGALPTLYDSRTTHSRDVLLDVADRYELPVLAPPIPRTVRFAEASASGSSVLAGRKSKGGLAYRELAQALLKHWKSGKKLPTFTPEVV